The DNA segment TCCACTCCGTTACATTTCAGAGGCAATATACATTTTAAGCCactatatttatttagttatttaaaatttACAGATTAGGATTTAACCATTGCCTGTacatattaacagtctatggattttacgtacaaaacaaaaaacagtacaaaacaaaaaacagtggaATAGTTGTTATCAACACGTAGCATAAAATAAACAAGCATTTTTGATTTGGATCCCCTTTAATGTTTGCATTAATGGATTGAAACCAATATATCTGATAACTTCATAACaggtgaaaataataaaaaaattctaTATTTAGCTGATAATACGATTGAGAAGGGAATACTTCTTAAACCAGTGCAAACAATAATGATGGCAAAATCgtgtattttaattttctcaccttttatttttcaatttaagGGATCCACCCCAACAGTAAACAGTTTTGTTTAGCTTTTAGTTACATTCCTAAGCAAAATAGTCCAGTGCCAGTTTACTTCACAATGATTGGNNNNNNNNNNGTATATCAGTCACAAAAATACAGCTATTTATATGAAAGATATCGAGGGGACACGCTTCATATTCTGTAGACCTTGAGTAACTTTTTCAACAATCCAGGCACTATAATCTGACTTCATCTCTTCTAATATTGCCTCTATTACCTGTCTCCACCAAATTCCCTGTCTTCAGTCTGATCTTAGGCTCTTTATCTCTTTACTGCTTTTCTTCACAAtgaacattttgtgtgtgttcgttcagagatacaaaaaaacaacaacaaactaaaaaatatattaacctattcattcattttataatGTTGCATGAATTGATAGTCATGGGAAATAAAGCATCAGTACATTTTCCCAAAGCAATTTTTGCTTCAACAGCAGATTCAAGCAGTGGACTGCTGtgtgaatattttaatattttttagaGCACCTCCACCTTCACAAATCTGTTATCAAATAGAATTTTAGTAGCAGTCAGCTATTGATGTTGTCTGCCCTGAAGACCGCAAGTCATCTCCTCTTACTgtactttctttaaaaaaaaaaaaaaaaaacaagtacaaaaataTACTTTCAGGGTGGACACACAAGATCATTCAGACCCAGttactttttttctgcttgtaaAAACTGAAATTTAGGAGAATAACACACCCTTGCAGTTCATGCTTAGACACTGTATGTGAAAAATGTTCTACAAAGTGCAATATAGCTTTGAACCTTGCACTGCTATACTGCAGGTAGAGTCTGAGGCAGAAAACGTAACAGTGAGGTAATGGAATCTTTTAAAAGGCAGATGAACCACAAGCCATTAAAATAGTCCCATAAAACAATATCATATTTTCTCAGTCAGtgtcctctcctctttcccGGTGTACTGTCTAGACGTCATAGAAGAGACGTACCAGATGATAACGGATCCCAAAAGCCACTACACTGCCCATCACCTGGGAGAGACACAGAAATGAGCATCCAGTGAAACTTTCACGTACTCTCCAATGACTATTCCAGGAAGTTTGGATACAGCAGGTGCTTTGTTATACAGTACCTGTATGATGAGCATGATGACTGTGAGGTTTCTCTCATGGATGGGACCGAGTAATTTCAGTGCCAGATTTATTAAGGTCATGTTGTTGCACTCAATAAACTCATCATCTCCCTCCTGGCCTCTTCGCACCTCTAGCAGCTTTAATAACTCTGCCGCCTGTTGAGGACAAaatacattattgttattaactAATAAACATAGCAAAAAGTCTGCCACTGGtctgtgtgtttagtgtgtctAGTGTGTGTTTACCCAACTACACcaatacttaataataatacttaatTAAAAGCAATTCAAATAGTAAGATAAGATAATGAAGTTAAAAAAAGGCAATTCTGTGTGATTTTCTGACAAGTTACATTCAAGTATGATCAGGTGAGAGACAGATCTGTGGTACCAACTAGTCTGCCAGCGTTGGTCCTGGACTGTAGGTATGATGTGAATACAGTACATGAGCAAACGTATTTAAATCAAAAACCAAATGAGATTATGCAACTAtaaaccatatatatatatatatatatatatatatatatatatatatatatacacacatgataataaaaaacaagatgACTTCAATGTCCTTCTCTGACAGATGCTTGTATATGGAAAGGGTGATAGGGTGGTACTTTGTGGCTTTTtgcaaataatatatatatatatatatatatatatatatatatattttttttttttaatgttacctgctccatttgtttgtttatgtgcttCACAGAATTTATACTGTTGTTCCACAAGCTGCAATGGTTATTGGACTTATACTATTTTTCCACATTCCATAAATAAAATCTCTTTCCATTTGGTAAAGTTTGTGTAAGTTTATAGATTTAGCAAAAATACAAATTGAATTAAGagcattttatttcattgaGCATTTAACGGACTAAAAACTACAAGAAATGGATTATCTAAATTTAGAAAATAAGGACTTGTATGGTTGTTTGTCTATATAATTTAAAGCCACTGCATTCTGATAATGTACATTGATAATGTGACTGAAATGGAGCGGAAATTATGGGTTGATTAAATCATTACTCGGACAAAAACTTGGAATTTTAGCTTACCTTTCCATTTTGCTAATTGCTTAATTGTTTAAGTACATTAGCAAGTAAAAaagcttccttttttttttttttttttactgttggtCTGAcagtttttggttttcttttgacAAAATGGTTAAGCGATctgtaaaaaggaaaatacacaACAGCAAGAGCTTTACCTCAGAATAAGGTGTCCTAATTAGAGAGGTCCTTTCTTTTAATTAGAGTAGCTCATTCCCTTTTGCCTGATCTGGATTCAGCCTTTAattgggagaaaaacaaaaggaagaaagtCAGAcattaagagtgtgtgtgtattatattccactcacacaccacacaacaccacacacacacacacacacacacacacacacacacacacacacatataatacacattgtatacatacatatacatatacacacacatatatatatatttatatacacacacacacacacacacacacacacacaccacccacacacatatatactatatatatatatatataatatatacacacacacacacacacacacacatatatatatatatacacacacacacacacaacacacacacaccacacaccacacattatatatacacaacacacacaacacacatcacacatatatattatacacaccacacacaacaacacacacacatacacatatataattatatatatatatatatatgatgaaTATACCATGAATGATGAATATAGTATGAATGATGAAAGAAAagataacacaaacaaatgtaaaagtTGTTACCTGGGGAGCCGGTGTCTGGGACAGGGGATGATATGAAAAAGCTGAGGCAAGGAGTAGACAAAGTTAACTACTTGAGGAATGAAGAACAGCAGCATTGTTTTGCTGAAGTGTCCCAGGATGCCGACTACAGCGAAGGTCATACCAGCAAAGTAGCAGAAAGTGTCTCCCACAAACACAGATGAAGGGTACCTGTGACAAAATAGGTTGCAAGTTGGCAAAATATAACTGCACAAACATATATATCCCTCCAgatttaaacacatttcaaacacGTTTCATGAAACAGCCTCGGGTTTCAGGTTTAACTTACCAGTTGTGGTAAAAAAGTGCTAATGTGGTGAAGAAGAATGGTATCATGAAGTAGAGGGAGAAAACATGGTCATCGCGGTAATCTCCTGATAAATTAgataacacaacaaaacaaatgtcagaGGAAACTTGTACAGAATTTTGATTGTTATGCAACAGGAGAGAGGTGCACTGTAACATATCCACATGTATAGCTCATGCAGTATCACATTCAGTTTGAAAAAGGGTGACAAATAATGTGATACATTCGTACTTTTCCCCTAACTATTTTCACTTGTTTCAGGGATTTTCAAGTAAATTcaaattatacattatacaataCAGTACAGCTATGACTTGCAGTGTAGAGGGTGATCTGTAGTGCTGATGATGAAAAAGgaaacaaccacacaccactGAGCTCCAGCAGGTTGAAGACAATAATGGAGCCGGAGATAAACAGGGCTTGACCTGACTCAATGCCGTTGATGCCTGCTAGGATGTTGATGGCATTTGTGCAGAATACTGCAAGCATTCCCATGTAGACGTAGTAAAGAATACCTGCAGAAGATCATACATGATATAATTTACAGAATGACACAAAGTATCCAGACAACCATTATAACGCGTTTCCTCAAATGTTAATGTATGTCCGTCAGAATAACAGGCAGAAAAGCTAATAGTAATATAAATAGATAAGGACAAgtgctttgtgttttctgttaacTGCTCTCATTTTCAGTGACTCTCAGTTGATAATTAGTACTCCAGACAAAGATCATGATGGAGGGATTATATATCCCATCTGGCCTCGAAACATCATGCCTATTTTGAGCTGGAACATGTGACTGGATTAGAAAAACATCTGGGCATCGCTTAGCCTCCTTCTACCCGGACAATGCCGCACATCTTACCCAAATCCAAGTGTAGTCCAAGCAGGGCTCTGAAGGGCTTGGGCACCACAATGACCGTGTTGCCAAAGTTGGTAAAATAGACCATGAGCAGCGGCAGGGAAGCCATAGTGGGGAGTAGGAGCTTGTGTCTCCACCGCAGGTTCAGCACGTCATCAGCAAAGCCCAGGAAGATCATGCAACAAATAGCCAGAAGTGCACCAATCACCTGTACAAACTGACCAAATACAACAACACAGAGAAAAGAGGTGAGTTTGAGATTTCAGAGAAACATACACGCTTCCTATACATCAATCGACCCACCTCGTCGTGTGGGAAACCCATGCACTGATCTCCTACAAAGCAGCTAAGGAAAGGCACTGGGATAAAGCAGAAGAGGATGATGAGGAAGACTGTCCCGCTGATGACTCCTTGGGACTCTGGGCTGCAACGAGGGGTGACCAGGAAGAGAAACAAAGCCAGAATTAGGGCAGGAAAGGAGCAAATTGGACTTCCAAACAAAACTCATTTGACCTAATATATTACTAAGGATATCAAATTATGGGATAGATAAGAACATAACTCACACttgctttttggatgttttgtttAGGTCCATTCCGTACAATTTGGCGGAAATGAAATGGTCTTTGAACGCAGGAATGAGTTTCAATGTGGCCATACAGCCGAGTGCAGACATGAAGCAGTTTATCACCAACGGTAGGACGGGTACTGGGGACATGTTTCCAGGCATTTCGGTGGGTCCGTTTCTCACGGAGCAAATCCCGTTTCGAGCTAAGCAGACGTTGCCCCTTCAGGCGATCGATGAACGAGTTTTGGCTGTCCTCACTGAAGTAAAAACATGTCATATCGTTaattttaatacaaaataaatcttCGTGCTTCCGGTGTCAAAGAAAAAGAACTCCATAAGTCGTAATGGTAATCCATACCATATTTTATTGCGTGTTGTTAATGCTAATCTACTCACTGCCTCTAAACTCCACGTCTGTTATCAGTTTAACCATTAGGTGGTCATTCACAAGGAGGTGGCGGTTCCGCTTtaccttttcaaaataaaatattatcaaAAATCTCGTCGGTTGTTATTACTCGCATGAGAAGATAATTGAAGTAAATGGAACGATTTAGTGATTGTGCATAATTTGTTGTCCTTTCTCAAAATATCGGTGTATTCCCTTTGCTTTTAAGACCGTCCTCCCTGTACGACCTCCATGTAAACAAACGCGTAGCTTTGACAGCTTCCTGCTACTGTGTTGACGCGGAAGTGACATTTTCTTCTTTGGTTGATAGGTCATTGGTAAAGTGAACTTTTCTGCCACCTGTGGTCGACAATATAATGTTAACATGAGTCttgccttctttctttctttctttctttcttttttggtttctttgtttctttctttttagaaaaTGCCTGGGGAGATGAGCTacaatctgaaaataaaaagcaaaacatcaacaacaaaatgGATTACGCAGATGTTTAGAAGGCAATTTACTGTGAATACAAGATTAAAAACACGTACAATTAAAAACTACCAGTCTCCTTAAAATGCAGGACATGTGACTGTGTCAGTGGGACGAGGGACTTCTGACTTTATGTAACATGGACAAATACTattagtggtggaagaagtattcagatccatGACTTACTGTAAGTAAAAAAAGAGCTAAAAATGATGACCTATTCAATTACAAGAACCACCCCTTTAACATCATCATATGTTATATTTTCGGGTTATTCGGATGCAATAATGTGTACATAGCTGTTGAAGTGGAGCTAATGTTCAATCTATATcaatgcatactgtacataagcACACCATCTGTTTTGCGTGTAAAAGcttaatctgcaaagtaatAAAATGTATGGTGGAACTGTAAAGTAACATTGAAATGAAAATGGACAAATATCTCAAAAAagcttagttacattccactgcTGTAGTTTTTTGGATGGGCATGGCTGGATAATGGTCCCACCTGCCCAGGGGCTGCAGGTGACATAAGCAATTATTGCAATAACCTGGCTCGAGACATATTCTCTTGTATTACAAGTTTAATGCGTTTCTGTGCATTTTCTCTGtcttaaataaatacatttcatcgggggtggcagtagctcagcccgtagggagttgggttgggaaccggaggtggttcaagtccccgtacggagtGTATATTGGTTGTCACTTCACCTCTTGGGCaatgccaggtgctcttgagcaagacaccgtGCCCCCCCCCCNNNNNNNNNNTCCAGCACTggtagcccactcactctgacaaaTATGTcttgagtgtatgtgtgtgtgtgcgtgtgcgtgtatttcaggcctatgTCAGGCCCAACTGGGTAACTTTCTGGGGCCAAACGTTGCCATGGCCCCTGTATTATATTGAGGGGCTAGAAGTATTACAATGAACTAAAAAGCACACTGCATAGATGGGAGCAGAATTATGATTAGGCACAACTTTATTAAGGTTTAGCTACCATGTGAGAACAATATACAATTATTTAAGATACTATAATCTAAGTGGATTTTTGGGGGCCCTATGCAAGACAGGGCCACATGATTATGTCATAATGCAGGAGTGAACCCGCTTGGTCAAGTCGTGTCGATAGGTGcaaaaaacagttttgaaaatgattgttgttacttttatttttttttacatttgaagcTTTCTCCTTTTATTTAGGAGGTTCTGCCTTTAACTTCCTTTCCTTTTTACTGTTGCGTTCCTCCATAGCAGCGCCACCTGTGGGCCGCTGATGTCCTTTGTCAAATCATCATTGAAGAGGTTACAGAGGCAGGAGGGTATACGACCAGCGGAGATTTGAAACCTATTTGAGTCTGTAATGCAGAGAGCAGAAAGCTTCATTTAGACTCGATAGAGGACAGCAAAGAGACATTAGTCGAAACATCGCTAAAGACTCGGAGATGGGACAAACACATTTGCTGTTGGCCGCAAATCGCCATGAAGCCAGCTTCGTATTGCCAGTGCGCTTTCGATTCCCTGCAGCCTGCAGCACAGCTCGGACCGTTTAATTTAAACGGTAGGTTGTTATGAAGCTACAAATAATGATCAGATTTTTGTCGTTAATCTGCGCTGTACAGTCTTCTCTGCCAGCGCACGATTCATTTTGACATAGTCCATACGTAACAACGCCGTCTTTAGTATGCACCTCCGCTTAAAATACACGCGCGGTGTTTACACGTGATCTTAAACAACCAAATTAAAGTTAAATCGGCCATATAGTCACCATGTCAGTGCATCCTCTGTGTAGTCTGGGTTATTCCTCAGTAATAA comes from the Etheostoma spectabile isolate EspeVRDwgs_2016 chromosome 13, UIUC_Espe_1.0, whole genome shotgun sequence genome and includes:
- the dpagt1 gene encoding LOW QUALITY PROTEIN: UDP-N-acetylglucosamine--dolichyl-phosphate N-acetylglucosaminephosphotransferase (The sequence of the model RefSeq protein was modified relative to this genomic sequence to represent the inferred CDS: inserted 2 bases in 1 codon; substituted 2 bases at 2 genomic stop codons), whose product is MPGNMSPVPVLPLVINCFMSALGCMATLKLIPAFKDHFISAKLYGMDLNKTSKKQVPESQGVISGTVFLIILFCFIPVPFLSCFVGDQCMGFPHDEFVQVIGALLAICCMIFLGFADDVLNLRWRHKLLLPTMASLPLLMVYFTNFGNTVIVVPKPFRALLGLHLDLGILYYVYMGMLAVFCTNAINILAGINGIESGQALFISGSIIVFNLLELSGDYRDDHVFSLYFMIPFFFTTLALFYHNWYPSSVFVGDTFCYFAGMTFAVVGILGHFSKTMLLFFIPQVVNFVYSLPQLFHIIPCPRHRLPRLNPDQAKXGMSYSNXKKGPLXLGHLILSHIINAAELLKLLEVRRGQEGDDEFIECNNMTLINLALKLLGPIHERNLTVIMLIIQVMGSVVAFGIRYHLVRLFYDV